Proteins encoded by one window of Orbaceae bacterium BiB:
- the nagK gene encoding N-acetylglucosamine kinase produces MLYGFDIGGTKIEIAVFDEHFQQIWCKRVPTPQDSYEAFLASVVSLVEEADNKFNTLGQIGIGMPGMIDHKNRTIYTTNINVVKNKPFIDDIETKLGRPIAINNDANCFALSEALDDEYHNYHNVISVILGTGLGGGIVINRQVISGANGCTGEIGHIRLPVDMFTILGHDIPLIECGCGQKGCCERYLSGTGFEWLYQHFYHESLSAKVIINNYNAGDERANEHVERYLELLAAYFGNLMMIVDAELIVIGGGLSNFEQIYQQVPQRMAKYLLKQMRVPHIAKAKYGDSGGARGAALLSLNTIL; encoded by the coding sequence ATGTTGTATGGTTTTGACATAGGCGGCACAAAAATTGAAATTGCAGTTTTTGATGAACATTTTCAGCAAATTTGGTGCAAACGTGTACCTACCCCGCAAGATAGCTACGAGGCTTTTTTAGCAAGTGTCGTATCATTGGTTGAAGAAGCCGATAACAAATTTAATACGTTAGGTCAGATTGGTATTGGTATGCCAGGAATGATTGATCATAAAAATCGTACGATCTATACCACTAATATTAACGTTGTAAAAAATAAGCCATTCATTGATGATATTGAAACTAAACTTGGTCGTCCTATTGCTATTAATAATGATGCTAACTGTTTTGCGCTTTCGGAAGCATTAGACGATGAATATCACAATTATCATAATGTTATTAGTGTAATTTTAGGAACTGGGCTCGGTGGTGGTATTGTTATAAATCGGCAAGTCATCTCTGGGGCCAATGGATGTACTGGCGAAATCGGTCACATTCGTTTACCTGTTGATATGTTTACTATTTTAGGTCATGACATTCCATTGATTGAGTGTGGTTGTGGTCAAAAAGGATGTTGTGAGCGTTATCTATCAGGAACAGGCTTTGAATGGTTGTATCAGCATTTCTATCACGAATCGCTGTCAGCAAAAGTCATTATTAATAATTATAATGCTGGTGATGAACGTGCGAATGAGCATGTAGAACGCTATCTTGAACTTTTAGCCGCTTATTTTGGTAATTTAATGATGATTGTTGATGCCGAGTTAATTGTAATTGGTGGTGGTTTGTCTAATTTCGAGCAAATTTATCAACAAGTACCGCAGAGAATGGCTAAATATTTACTCAAACAGATGCGGGTTCCTCATATCGCCAAAGCTAAATATGGTGATTCTGGCGGTGCTCGTGGGGCTGCATTATTAAGTCTTAATACAATATTATAA
- a CDS encoding protein-L-isoaspartate(D-aspartate) O-methyltransferase: MVNVKMKSLIANLATLGIKDSRVLNAISTVPRERFIDEALSHQAYDNRSLPIGVGQTISQPYIVAKMTELLQLKPSSKILEIGTGSGYQTAILAHLVEHVCSIERIKSLQWNAKRRLKQLDIHNVSTRHGDGWFGWPERAPFDGIIVTAAATEIPKELVYQLADKGRLVVPVGEHQQSLQVIERDNDKFRQSIIEPVKFVPLVKGELL; the protein is encoded by the coding sequence ATGGTAAATGTTAAAATGAAATCATTAATTGCTAACTTGGCCACTTTAGGGATAAAAGATAGTCGTGTTTTAAATGCGATATCTACTGTGCCAAGAGAGCGTTTTATTGATGAAGCGCTCTCTCACCAAGCGTATGATAATCGTTCATTACCCATTGGTGTAGGGCAAACAATATCACAACCTTATATTGTGGCAAAAATGACTGAGTTATTACAATTAAAACCGTCATCTAAAATTCTCGAAATTGGTACTGGTTCTGGATATCAAACTGCAATATTAGCTCATTTAGTTGAACATGTATGTTCAATTGAACGAATTAAAAGTTTGCAATGGAATGCCAAGCGTCGCTTAAAACAGTTAGACATACATAATGTGTCAACGCGTCATGGTGATGGTTGGTTTGGTTGGCCAGAAAGAGCTCCTTTTGACGGGATTATTGTAACTGCTGCTGCCACCGAAATACCTAAAGAATTAGTTTATCAACTCGCTGATAAAGGCCGTTTAGTTGTGCCAGTTGGAGAACATCAACAGTCACTACAAGTTATTGAACGGGATAATGATAAATTTAGGCAAAGTATTATTGAACCTGTAAAATTTGTTCCTTTAGTCAAAGGCGAATTATTATAA
- the truD gene encoding tRNA pseudouridine(13) synthase TruD, with protein sequence MLDTLDYLNGKPVVKGLYKQFESDFCVKEDLGYDLDGEGEHVFVSIEKQNCNTLFVAEQLAKFAGIPAKLVSYAGLKDRNAVTVQWFGLHIPGKTTPDFSLFVLEGCKVLHVERHSKKLRIGNLKGNFFSLILRDIDNKSELERRLTQVLENGVPNYFGEQRFGKENNNIDQAMLWAKGEINVKDRKKRSFYLSAARSAIFNGVVSERIVKNFDKIVLNGDILQLAERGSWFIAQHEELMILQQRINNKEINITAPMLGDNGPGTKDDALQFEQAYIETNWADFLPLFRQERLETSRRSVVLRPKEMTWIWQDEQILQVNFWLPAGSYATAVLRELIL encoded by the coding sequence ATGTTAGATACATTAGATTACTTAAATGGTAAGCCAGTAGTTAAAGGTTTATATAAACAGTTTGAGAGCGATTTTTGTGTTAAAGAAGATTTAGGTTATGATTTGGATGGCGAGGGGGAACACGTCTTCGTCAGTATCGAAAAACAAAATTGTAATACGCTGTTTGTTGCGGAACAGTTGGCTAAGTTTGCTGGTATTCCTGCTAAACTAGTGAGTTATGCAGGTTTAAAAGATCGCAATGCAGTAACTGTACAGTGGTTTGGTTTACATATTCCAGGTAAGACAACGCCTGATTTTTCATTATTTGTGTTGGAAGGTTGTAAGGTATTACACGTTGAGAGACATAGTAAAAAATTGCGTATTGGTAACTTGAAAGGTAATTTTTTCTCATTAATACTGCGTGATATTGATAATAAAAGTGAACTGGAAAGACGCTTAACTCAAGTATTAGAAAATGGGGTTCCTAATTATTTTGGTGAACAGCGATTTGGTAAAGAGAATAATAATATCGACCAAGCGATGTTATGGGCAAAAGGGGAGATAAACGTTAAGGATCGTAAAAAACGTAGTTTTTATCTCTCAGCTGCGCGTAGTGCTATTTTTAATGGTGTCGTAAGTGAACGCATTGTTAAAAATTTTGATAAAATAGTCCTTAATGGTGATATTTTGCAGTTAGCTGAACGTGGTAGCTGGTTTATTGCACAACACGAAGAGTTAATGATTCTACAGCAACGAATTAACAACAAAGAAATTAATATTACAGCTCCAATGCTTGGTGATAATGGTCCAGGAACAAAAGATGATGCATTGCAGTTTGAACAAGCTTATATTGAGACAAATTGGGCCGATTTTTTACCGCTATTTCGGCAAGAACGACTTGAAACATCACGACGTTCAGTAGTATTAAGACCGAAAGAGATGACTTGGATATGGCAAGATGAGCAAATATTACAAGTGAATTTTTGGTTGCCAGCTGGAAGCTATGCAACAGCAGTATTGCGAGAATTAATATTATAA
- the ispF gene encoding 2-C-methyl-D-erythritol 2,4-cyclodiphosphate synthase has protein sequence MRIGHGFDVHRFGNEGPLTLGGVKVPYEQGFLAHSDGDVVLHAVTDAILGALALGDIGKHFPDTDNQYKGIDSRILLKKAFDLIRSKGYIISNLDVTIIAQEPKMQPHIPQMRINIAEDLQAHFDLVSVKATTTEKLGFTGRKEGIACEAVVLLQKVTDKK, from the coding sequence GTGAGAATTGGGCATGGTTTTGATGTGCATCGCTTTGGTAATGAAGGTCCTTTAACTTTAGGTGGAGTGAAAGTTCCTTATGAACAAGGGTTTTTAGCCCATTCCGATGGTGATGTTGTATTGCATGCGGTGACAGATGCAATATTAGGTGCGTTAGCGCTTGGTGATATTGGTAAACATTTTCCAGATACAGATAACCAATATAAAGGTATCGATAGCAGAATTTTATTAAAAAAAGCATTTGATTTGATTCGTTCAAAAGGTTATATCATATCCAATCTAGATGTGACTATTATCGCACAAGAACCAAAGATGCAACCTCATATACCTCAGATGCGAATTAATATTGCCGAAGATTTACAAGCTCATTTTGATTTAGTCAGTGTTAAAGCTACAACAACTGAAAAATTAGGATTTACTGGGCGTAAAGAAGGCATTGCTTGTGAAGCTGTCGTATTACTACAAAAAGTAACAGATAAAAAATAA
- the ispD gene encoding 2-C-methyl-D-erythritol 4-phosphate cytidylyltransferase, whose protein sequence is MNNSIVAIVPAAGGGQRMQLSLPKQYIKIGDVTILEHTLQKLLSLPLISQVVVVISPDDTYFSSLSIANHPQITVTYGGKTRAESVFAGLELVSEHSWALVHDAARPCVTHQDIENLIHTVIKNNCGGILATKVTDTIKKAINNLNGIPTIAETNDRQWLWAAATPQMFNAKLLKDCMIRAKQDHIELTDEASAIEYCNGHPLLIECRRDNIKVTRKEDLPLATLYLQEQGYINK, encoded by the coding sequence ATGAATAATTCGATAGTCGCTATTGTACCGGCCGCTGGTGGTGGGCAACGGATGCAGTTATCGCTTCCTAAACAGTATATAAAAATCGGTGATGTAACAATTTTAGAACATACTCTACAAAAATTACTCTCTTTGCCGCTAATTAGTCAAGTCGTGGTGGTGATTAGTCCCGATGATACTTATTTTTCATCATTGAGTATTGCTAATCATCCGCAAATTACTGTCACATATGGCGGTAAAACTCGTGCTGAGTCTGTTTTTGCCGGTCTTGAATTAGTTAGTGAACATAGTTGGGCTTTAGTTCATGATGCAGCAAGGCCTTGTGTCACTCACCAAGATATTGAAAATTTAATTCATACAGTGATTAAAAATAATTGTGGTGGTATTTTAGCAACAAAAGTGACTGATACGATTAAAAAAGCAATCAATAATCTTAATGGTATTCCAACAATTGCAGAAACTAATGATCGGCAATGGTTATGGGCAGCAGCAACGCCGCAAATGTTTAATGCTAAATTATTGAAAGATTGCATGATACGAGCAAAGCAAGATCATATCGAATTGACTGATGAAGCATCTGCCATTGAATACTGTAACGGCCACCCATTATTAATTGAATGTCGGCGGGATAATATTAAAGTGACTCGAAAAGAGGACTTACCCTTAGCCACACTTTATTTACAAGAGCAAGGTTATATAAACAAATAA
- the ftsB gene encoding cell division protein FtsB, whose translation MLAKWKLPILLVIILGYLQYAFWCGKNNIFDYQQNVNTVELMKIENNKLKLRNEQMFAEISNLYDGSDAIEERARSHLGMIEPDEHFYRIVTRSSISGEEQ comes from the coding sequence ATGCTAGCAAAATGGAAGTTACCTATTTTATTAGTTATTATTTTAGGATATCTACAGTATGCCTTTTGGTGTGGTAAAAATAATATTTTTGATTATCAACAGAATGTAAATACAGTTGAATTGATGAAAATTGAAAATAATAAATTAAAACTGCGTAATGAACAGATGTTTGCTGAAATATCCAATTTATATGATGGTTCAGATGCTATTGAGGAACGAGCTAGAAGTCATTTAGGGATGATTGAACCCGACGAACATTTTTATCGTATTGTTACCCGTTCCTCGATATCAGGGGAAGAGCAATAA
- a CDS encoding TusE/DsrC/DsvC family sulfur relay protein, which yields MLALNGQIIETDESGYLKNWQDWSPELINSIANNESIELTDAHLEVIYFVRDFYLEYKTSPAIRALVKAMEKKFGPEKGNSRYLYRLFPEGPAKQATKLAGLPKPVKCI from the coding sequence ATGCTTGCACTAAACGGTCAAATCATTGAAACAGATGAAAGTGGATATCTTAAAAATTGGCAGGATTGGTCTCCTGAATTAATTAATAGCATTGCTAACAATGAATCTATTGAGTTAACTGACGCTCATTTAGAAGTGATCTATTTTGTTCGTGATTTTTATCTGGAATATAAAACATCCCCTGCGATTAGAGCATTGGTTAAAGCAATGGAAAAAAAATTTGGTCCCGAAAAAGGGAATAGTCGTTATTTATATCGACTCTTTCCAGAAGGACCCGCTAAGCAGGCAACTAAGCTGGCAGGTTTACCTAAGCCTGTGAAATGTATATAA
- a CDS encoding site-specific integrase, translated as MMNNKNSVLSAINNHSIIKYYLFLYLRNTVYYIRIKQGNKNTSLSLKTVKRHIAVRLFTVIKHELSFIIKDKPTLDYEQLVSYFKATVSNEFNHQDNNQSNNCLLIQTALPNLKQSKENYFLSITTSCNNYIQEKGSNWKYATQLSSQANKALLIEIFDYLKLDDVTKITRKDMLEVREVIKRLPVNRKQIFKEQSLKEVLAQHYNKTLSTRTINGHLIFLSSVFNWAEKNDLIKKNLATDLLLKDSQKEADKRNAFCIKQIELILSSCKAYYARNGLAWQYFIPLLSAITGARLNEICQLQVKDVIKTDNNIIYLDINAYGIEGKSLKNQYSARTIPLVNHAFGFDCNEFMDYVSSRKHQDNLLFDVTWTDKGRYSDKVSKWFNRTLLKQTLNSANGLSFHSFRHSLATLLKNSGIPLSTAQQILGHSSNSLAYDTYGKAIHIETLHHSLEKALVKSLKRIDL; from the coding sequence ATGATGAATAACAAAAACTCTGTTTTATCTGCAATTAATAATCACTCTATCATTAAATATTATTTGTTTCTATATCTTCGAAATACAGTTTATTACATTCGAATTAAACAAGGTAATAAAAATACATCACTATCACTCAAAACAGTTAAGCGACATATCGCAGTTAGATTATTTACTGTCATCAAACATGAATTATCCTTCATTATTAAGGATAAACCTACATTAGACTATGAACAACTCGTTAGCTATTTTAAAGCAACAGTAAGTAACGAATTTAATCATCAAGATAATAACCAATCAAATAATTGCTTGTTGATACAAACAGCATTACCCAATCTGAAACAGTCAAAAGAAAATTATTTCCTTTCCATAACAACAAGTTGTAATAACTACATTCAAGAGAAAGGAAGTAACTGGAAATATGCGACACAGTTAAGTTCTCAAGCGAATAAAGCTCTACTCATTGAAATATTTGACTATCTAAAACTAGATGATGTAACCAAAATTACTCGTAAAGATATGTTAGAAGTTAGAGAAGTTATTAAGCGATTACCTGTAAACAGGAAACAAATATTCAAAGAGCAATCACTTAAAGAAGTCTTAGCTCAACACTATAATAAAACACTATCTACTAGAACTATTAATGGACATCTTATCTTTTTATCCTCAGTTTTTAATTGGGCTGAAAAGAATGACCTTATCAAAAAGAATTTAGCTACTGACTTATTGCTAAAAGATAGCCAAAAAGAAGCGGATAAACGTAATGCCTTTTGCATAAAACAGATAGAGCTAATACTATCATCATGTAAAGCTTACTACGCTAGAAATGGCTTAGCGTGGCAATATTTCATCCCTCTACTCTCCGCTATAACAGGGGCTAGACTAAATGAAATTTGTCAGTTACAAGTTAAAGATGTGATTAAAACAGATAACAATATTATTTACCTTGATATCAACGCTTATGGCATTGAAGGTAAGAGCTTAAAGAATCAATACAGTGCTCGTACTATCCCTTTAGTCAATCATGCTTTTGGCTTTGATTGTAATGAGTTTATGGACTATGTCTCTTCTCGTAAACATCAAGATAATTTACTGTTTGATGTCACTTGGACTGATAAAGGACGATATAGCGATAAAGTGAGTAAATGGTTTAATCGCACCTTATTAAAACAGACGTTAAACAGCGCTAATGGCTTATCCTTTCACTCTTTTAGGCATAGCCTAGCTACCCTATTAAAAAACAGTGGAATCCCACTATCAACAGCACAGCAAATATTAGGGCATAGCTCTAATAGCCTTGCTTATGATACTTATGGAAAAGCTATTCATATAGAGACCCTGCATCATTCACTTGAAAAAGCTTTAGTAAAATCGTTAAAAAGGATTGATCTTTAA
- a CDS encoding sigma-70 family RNA polymerase sigma factor: MHFFSNRKHTITCDNEQTAGYLCGVGFATHYMDELHATGEIDSTTSLHLDRKTAEQYLHKMYERYISEHHELNKAVIVNTSDVNYKGVFTSLPYAKQYIEKFHQENYKNLCSFARNNMNKKHLNVSHIDYEDIVQQAFLKLLDRKLTKPVYELMPYMKTTITNLINDELREIQSLKELAIENFTSLDTAISKNIIDDDDFELDDYITNNKNDEIMLSAVRKYYPKRLIPHLIDGETIKETARRGNMSERAIKYKLKHLKNKLQKKFKN; the protein is encoded by the coding sequence ATGCATTTTTTTTCCAACAGAAAACATACTATTACTTGCGATAATGAGCAGACAGCAGGTTATTTGTGTGGCGTTGGATTTGCCACGCACTACATGGACGAACTGCATGCAACTGGTGAAATAGATTCAACTACATCCCTTCACCTTGATAGAAAAACGGCGGAACAATACCTTCACAAAATGTATGAACGCTATATTAGTGAACATCACGAGTTAAATAAGGCGGTTATAGTTAACACATCAGACGTGAATTATAAAGGTGTATTTACCTCTCTCCCTTACGCAAAACAATACATAGAAAAATTTCATCAAGAGAATTATAAAAATCTATGTAGCTTTGCAAGAAACAATATGAACAAAAAGCATCTTAATGTTAGCCATATAGATTACGAGGATATTGTTCAACAAGCTTTTTTAAAACTACTCGATAGAAAACTCACTAAACCTGTTTATGAGCTAATGCCTTATATGAAAACAACTATTACCAATCTTATTAATGACGAACTAAGAGAAATACAAAGTTTAAAAGAGTTGGCAATTGAAAACTTCACTTCATTGGATACTGCCATATCTAAAAACATTATCGATGACGATGATTTCGAATTAGATGATTATATTACCAACAATAAAAACGATGAAATTATGCTATCAGCAGTTAGAAAGTATTATCCTAAAAGACTGATTCCTCACTTAATTGATGGTGAAACAATAAAAGAAACAGCTCGAAGGGGTAACATGTCTGAGAGAGCTATTAAATATAAGCTGAAACATTTAAAAAATAAATTACAAAAAAAATTCAAAAACTAG
- a CDS encoding DEAD/DEAH box helicase family protein has product MAKETNTNKLLFNQFKEFDKLGLFNEVYQVPSYIKNNLKDTLRAYQEESLRYLHYAQSSPNASEQYHHLLFNMATGAGKTMVMAATILYMFKEQGYQNFIFFVHTDAIIQKTKENLLNTLSSKYLFTPSIEIDGEKIQIEAVDTFPITPNKNTIYLKLSTIHKIHDELNNYKENSVTYDDLNELPLVLLGDEAHHFNAETKAKGKAKNSSENEELTWERTIEKILALQPKNRLFEFTATINLDNKQIYQKYKDKIIYQYDLKQFMDDGYSKKVMLLEANQNDNEKMLDAILLSQYRKLVAIDNNIMGFKPIILFKSNQIAISRAKQDDFIQIIDGLTPEKITTHLNDKKTQLSSVNSIWHKVITRYSQSDLITIVDMIKDDFNEMNLLNVNKSDLMEEQPVLLNTLEQIDNPIRAVFAVAKVNEGWDVLNLYDIVRISEKASSTKANTDSEAQLIGRGARYYPFIYDSEKSYTRRFDKNNHELAILEQLHYHTINEPSYIKVLHASLKQADIDFNSDGNGIIYHAKLKDNFKKSKTYQYGKLYFNKVEEITGEQRSWHSYSLETHFEEEYKTANETSLSELSDTHLNEQYKLESLMLDKRFINKAMAKQSFYSFNNLQYYFPKLKSMAEFIDKDGNYLGKIQIDIKLPSSLSIDDLTPKEKLQCLENVLSKIADNIRRNYRKYKGTHEFISQPLKDIIMDYSSYIDSSIIINQKITANSTIGKSWYVFDTAILNQLEHRLVELLDKFIVKLKEKYDDIYLIRNDEQSTRFKLTEFDGVRGFMPDFILLMKNKREDAYYQVFLEPKGDDRLLGDKWKEDMLEAINKENIIFLDGDNNIRLIGIKFFADSRRNEFIKDFSNKLYDEKTLEDDLLMS; this is encoded by the coding sequence ATGGCAAAAGAGACTAACACGAATAAACTATTATTCAATCAATTTAAGGAGTTTGATAAATTAGGATTATTTAATGAGGTTTATCAAGTCCCTAGTTATATTAAAAATAACCTAAAAGATACATTGCGAGCTTATCAAGAAGAGTCTTTGCGTTATTTACATTATGCACAAAGTAGTCCTAATGCAAGTGAGCAATATCATCACTTACTCTTCAACATGGCGACCGGCGCAGGCAAAACAATGGTGATGGCTGCAACAATACTTTACATGTTTAAAGAGCAAGGTTATCAAAATTTTATTTTCTTTGTACATACCGATGCTATTATTCAAAAAACTAAAGAAAATCTATTAAATACGTTATCATCTAAATACTTGTTTACACCATCCATTGAAATTGATGGTGAAAAAATTCAGATTGAAGCGGTTGATACGTTTCCCATTACACCGAATAAGAATACGATTTATTTAAAATTATCAACTATTCATAAAATTCATGATGAGTTAAATAATTATAAAGAAAATAGTGTGACGTATGATGACTTAAATGAGTTACCATTAGTCTTATTAGGAGATGAAGCTCATCATTTTAACGCAGAGACAAAGGCAAAAGGTAAAGCAAAAAATTCATCTGAAAATGAAGAGTTGACTTGGGAGCGAACGATTGAAAAAATTCTTGCGCTACAGCCTAAAAATCGATTATTTGAATTCACGGCGACCATTAACTTAGACAACAAACAAATTTACCAGAAGTATAAAGATAAGATTATTTATCAGTATGATTTGAAACAGTTTATGGACGATGGTTATTCTAAAAAAGTGATGTTGCTTGAGGCTAATCAGAATGATAATGAAAAAATGCTTGATGCTATCTTATTAAGCCAATATCGTAAATTAGTTGCAATAGATAATAATATTATGGGTTTTAAACCGATTATTTTATTTAAATCAAATCAGATAGCGATATCTAGAGCAAAACAAGATGACTTTATCCAGATTATTGATGGCTTAACTCCAGAGAAAATCACGACACATTTAAATGACAAGAAGACACAGTTAAGTTCAGTAAATAGTATTTGGCATAAGGTGATAACGCGTTATAGCCAGAGTGATTTAATTACTATTGTTGATATGATTAAAGATGATTTTAATGAAATGAATCTTCTTAATGTGAACAAGAGTGATTTAATGGAAGAGCAACCGGTATTGCTTAATACGTTAGAGCAAATTGATAATCCGATTCGCGCTGTATTCGCGGTTGCTAAAGTTAATGAGGGTTGGGATGTGCTTAATCTTTATGATATTGTTAGAATTAGCGAAAAAGCATCATCAACGAAAGCAAATACCGATAGTGAAGCGCAGTTAATTGGACGTGGTGCACGCTATTATCCCTTTATCTATGATAGCGAGAAAAGTTATACGCGTCGTTTTGATAAAAATAATCACGAACTTGCGATACTTGAACAGCTTCATTATCATACTATCAATGAGCCGTCATATATTAAAGTCTTACATGCCTCGTTAAAGCAAGCGGATATCGATTTTAATTCCGATGGTAATGGTATTATTTATCATGCTAAATTAAAAGATAACTTTAAGAAATCAAAAACCTATCAATATGGTAAGTTGTATTTTAATAAAGTTGAGGAAATTACCGGTGAACAACGTTCATGGCACTCTTATTCGCTTGAGACACATTTTGAAGAAGAATATAAAACCGCTAATGAAACATCACTGAGTGAGTTAAGTGATACTCATCTTAACGAACAATATAAACTTGAGTCATTAATGCTTGATAAACGCTTTATCAATAAGGCAATGGCAAAGCAATCGTTTTATTCATTTAACAATCTTCAATATTACTTCCCTAAATTAAAAAGTATGGCTGAGTTTATCGATAAAGACGGTAATTATCTAGGTAAGATTCAAATTGATATTAAGTTACCCTCATCTTTAAGTATTGATGACCTAACTCCGAAAGAAAAGTTACAATGTCTTGAAAATGTATTAAGTAAAATAGCGGATAACATTCGTCGTAATTATCGTAAGTATAAAGGTACCCATGAGTTTATTAGTCAACCTTTAAAAGATATTATTATGGATTATAGCTCGTATATAGATTCTTCAATTATCATTAATCAAAAAATAACAGCAAACAGTACAATAGGTAAATCGTGGTATGTATTTGATACAGCAATTTTAAATCAATTAGAGCATCGATTAGTTGAATTGCTTGATAAGTTTATCGTTAAACTGAAAGAAAAATATGATGATATTTACCTTATTCGTAATGATGAACAATCAACACGTTTTAAATTGACAGAGTTTGATGGTGTAAGAGGGTTTATGCCTGATTTTATTTTGTTGATGAAAAACAAGCGTGAAGATGCTTATTATCAAGTATTTCTTGAGCCTAAAGGTGATGACCGATTATTAGGTGATAAATGGAAGGAAGACATGCTTGAAGCAATTAACAAGGAGAATATTATTTTCTTAGACGGTGATAATAACATTCGTTTAATTGGGATTAAATTCTTTGCAGATAGTCGACGAAATGAGTTTATTAAGGATTTCTCTAACAAGCTTTATGATGAAAAAACACTTGAAGATGATTTATTAATGTCTTAA